Proteins from a single region of Runella sp. SP2:
- a CDS encoding NADP-dependent isocitrate dehydrogenase — protein MEKIKVANPVVELDGDEMTRIIWRFIKDKLILPYLDVDIKYYDLGIEYRDETNDQVTVDAANAIRQYGVGIKCATITPDEQRVEEFGLKQMWKSPNGTIRNILDGTVFREPIVCQNVPRLVTNWNAPIIVGRHAFGDQYRATDFVTKGKGKLTIKFEGEDGTVIEHEVYNFKSDGVAMAMYNTDESIRGFARACLQVGLQKGWPVYLSTKNTILKKYDGRFKDIFQEIYETEFKDKGVHYEHRLIDDMVASALKWNGNFVWACKNYDGDVQSDTVAQGFGSLGLMTSVLLTPDGQVMEAEAAHGTVTRHYREHQKGNRTSTNPIASIFAWTRGLAFRGKLDGNQPLVDFCNALEAVCIETVESGKMTKDLAVCIYGNKVNHGEHYLYTEEFLDAIDANLQAKIAK, from the coding sequence ATGGAAAAAATAAAAGTGGCTAACCCTGTCGTCGAACTTGACGGCGATGAAATGACCCGAATCATCTGGCGTTTTATCAAAGATAAACTTATCCTGCCATACTTAGACGTTGATATTAAATACTACGACCTTGGCATCGAATACCGTGACGAAACAAATGACCAAGTAACGGTTGACGCCGCAAATGCCATTCGTCAATACGGTGTGGGTATCAAATGTGCTACTATCACTCCTGACGAGCAACGTGTGGAAGAGTTTGGATTGAAGCAAATGTGGAAATCACCTAACGGAACTATCCGTAACATTTTGGATGGTACTGTATTCCGTGAGCCAATCGTTTGCCAAAATGTACCTCGTTTAGTTACTAACTGGAATGCGCCAATCATCGTTGGACGTCACGCGTTTGGTGACCAATACCGCGCTACTGACTTTGTTACAAAAGGCAAAGGAAAGTTGACTATCAAGTTTGAAGGCGAAGACGGAACGGTTATCGAACACGAAGTTTACAATTTCAAGAGCGATGGTGTAGCCATGGCTATGTACAACACCGACGAGTCAATCCGTGGATTTGCCCGTGCTTGTCTCCAAGTAGGTTTGCAAAAAGGATGGCCAGTATATCTTTCGACAAAAAACACCATTTTGAAGAAATACGATGGTCGTTTCAAAGATATTTTCCAAGAAATCTACGAAACCGAATTCAAAGACAAAGGCGTTCACTATGAGCACCGTCTGATTGACGACATGGTGGCTTCGGCCTTGAAATGGAACGGTAACTTCGTTTGGGCTTGTAAAAACTACGACGGAGACGTTCAGTCGGATACCGTTGCTCAAGGTTTTGGTTCATTGGGCTTGATGACTTCGGTTCTTTTGACACCAGACGGTCAAGTAATGGAAGCAGAAGCTGCCCACGGAACGGTAACTCGCCACTACCGCGAACACCAAAAAGGAAACCGTACATCGACCAACCCAATCGCTTCTATCTTTGCATGGACGCGTGGTTTGGCTTTCCGCGGTAAATTGGACGGAAACCAACCGCTCGTTGATTTCTGTAACGCACTCGAAGCCGTTTGTATCGAGACGGTTGAAAGCGGAAAAATGACAAAAGATTTGGCAGTGTGTATCTACGGTAACAAAGTGAACCACGGAGAGCACTACCTTTATACTGAAGAGTTTTTGGATGCTATTGACGCCAACTTACAGGCTAAAATAGCAAAATAA
- a CDS encoding AAA domain-containing protein — protein sequence MNYFKNLQELLKVEREEDLRQYQRLTEQASVAERRANGLTWYPVAIRGSEMSRGDYLSVELERTTHQDIPHQFRFGIPAVFFGNHDPKNDRVEGTIAHQSGNRLRITLKTDELPDWTRDGKLGVEVLFDDNSYEEMQSALKQAMVVAEGVATPTRELVQVLAGNKTPTFKEYEPEIALPRLNESQQRAVHTILKANELAIVHGPPGTGKTTTLVQAIKALVRRDNQKVLVVAPSNTAVDLLSEKLHLEGINVLRVGNPARVTERLMSLTLDGKMSEHPQMKEAKRLKKQAQEFKNMAHKYKRSFGKSERDQRKLLFEEAHKIMKEVGNTEQYIIDDLMTKTQVVTATLVGSNHYTVREGKYQTVIIDEAGQALEPACWIPILKAQKVVLAGDHCQLPPTIKSETAAKSGLSKTLLEKCVELHPQAVTLLEEQYRMNEQIMGYSSQVFYKNLLKAHVSVAKRRLFAEDKPLLFIDTAGCGFDEKIEGTSATNPEEAGLLLKHLSQFMAEWASKTKTPNEVPSVAIISPYKQQIQVLSEQLAQVADLQSFLPSIAVNTVDSFQGQERDIVYISMTRSNAEGVIGFLSDIRRMNVAMTRARKKLVIVGDSATLAQLPFYADFITYAESIDAYQSAWEWM from the coding sequence ATGAATTATTTCAAAAACTTACAGGAATTACTGAAGGTGGAGCGTGAAGAAGATCTCCGCCAATACCAACGATTGACAGAACAAGCTTCGGTAGCCGAGCGCCGTGCCAATGGCCTCACGTGGTATCCCGTGGCGATACGTGGTTCGGAAATGAGTAGAGGTGATTATTTGTCGGTCGAACTCGAACGCACAACGCACCAAGACATTCCACACCAATTTCGTTTTGGGATTCCTGCCGTTTTCTTTGGCAACCACGACCCTAAAAATGACCGAGTAGAAGGCACGATTGCCCACCAAAGTGGTAATCGCCTGAGAATAACGCTTAAAACCGACGAACTGCCCGACTGGACCCGCGACGGGAAACTAGGCGTGGAAGTGCTTTTTGATGATAATAGTTACGAAGAAATGCAATCGGCCCTCAAGCAAGCGATGGTGGTAGCAGAAGGGGTAGCTACGCCAACCAGAGAGCTGGTACAGGTTTTGGCAGGAAATAAAACCCCGACTTTTAAAGAATATGAGCCCGAAATAGCGCTTCCACGCCTCAACGAATCGCAGCAGCGTGCTGTGCATACTATTCTGAAAGCCAACGAATTAGCGATTGTTCACGGGCCCCCTGGGACGGGAAAAACGACCACGCTGGTACAAGCAATAAAAGCGCTGGTTCGCCGCGATAATCAAAAAGTACTCGTGGTAGCGCCAAGCAATACAGCGGTGGACTTGTTAAGTGAGAAGCTTCATTTAGAGGGTATTAATGTGTTACGAGTCGGTAACCCTGCCCGTGTGACCGAGCGACTCATGTCACTGACACTCGACGGTAAGATGTCCGAGCACCCTCAAATGAAAGAAGCCAAGCGTCTCAAAAAACAAGCGCAAGAGTTCAAGAACATGGCGCACAAGTACAAGCGAAGTTTTGGGAAATCGGAACGTGACCAACGCAAACTGCTTTTTGAAGAAGCCCACAAAATCATGAAAGAAGTAGGAAACACGGAGCAGTACATCATTGATGATTTGATGACCAAAACGCAAGTCGTGACGGCTACGCTGGTGGGTTCTAATCATTATACTGTACGAGAGGGAAAGTACCAAACCGTGATTATTGACGAGGCAGGACAGGCGCTAGAACCTGCGTGCTGGATTCCGATACTCAAGGCGCAAAAAGTGGTATTGGCAGGAGACCATTGCCAACTCCCTCCTACCATTAAATCAGAGACAGCGGCTAAAAGTGGATTGAGTAAGACGTTGCTCGAAAAATGCGTTGAGTTACATCCGCAAGCCGTGACGTTGTTGGAAGAACAATACCGCATGAACGAGCAAATTATGGGTTATTCGTCGCAGGTGTTTTACAAAAATCTGTTGAAAGCCCACGTATCAGTGGCCAAACGACGCCTTTTTGCGGAAGATAAACCTTTGCTGTTTATTGATACTGCAGGCTGTGGTTTCGACGAAAAAATAGAAGGCACGAGCGCAACCAACCCCGAAGAAGCGGGTCTTTTGCTCAAACACCTCAGTCAGTTTATGGCCGAATGGGCTTCCAAAACCAAAACGCCCAACGAAGTGCCAAGTGTGGCCATTATTTCGCCTTATAAACAACAAATCCAGGTTCTTAGCGAACAACTGGCGCAGGTCGCTGATTTGCAATCTTTTTTGCCTTCTATTGCCGTAAATACCGTAGATAGTTTTCAGGGGCAAGAACGAGATATTGTCTATATCAGCATGACCAGAAGCAATGCTGAAGGGGTGATAGGTTTCTTATCAGACATCCGACGCATGAACGTGGCAATGACGAGAGCGCGTAAAAAATTGGTCATTGTAGGTGACAGCGCGACGCTTGCTCAGCTTCCGTTTTATGCCGATTTTATTACCTACGCGGAGTCGATAGACGCCTATCAAAGCGCGTGGGAGTGGATGTAA
- a CDS encoding outer membrane beta-barrel protein: MKKLLLGALMCLSALFACAQAPTRFQIQGITADTSSGPLGSATVMLLQRKDSSLVNFTRSNDKGAFVLRNVKKGDYLLKISFVGYIPFQKDIEFGDKELIDLGTLQMKAITKELFEVVVKTARAPLSIKGDTIEYNAASFKVPPGSTVEDLLRKLPGVQIDQDGNIVAQGQQVRKVTVDGKRFFGDDPKMATKNLPAEAITKVQIFNDKSEQAKVTGVDDGKKEKTVNLELKDGFKKGGFGKVTAGLGADGNNSRGARGEIKGNYNKFDDKNQFSLIGLTNNTNQTGMSWDDYQDFRGSGSFNSWNDNGDFGFGGGGGRFFVIGGDDDGGLNIPVGGGRGQGYSNNVAAGINYNYNGKKTKVNSSYYYNSTRQVLDALRSRENFLTNGSFKSQEESSQINFIGNHRLSFRYEQMIDSTNTIIFTNNSRLNGGNTSLNSLQQYFQAGNFKSNETTIKNATDVDKMETANTLIYRWKAKNKKGRNFAASASYGYVQNDGIADQNSLNLFYSANSANDVIRRALDLTNNTNSQVNELKSSLLFVEPVSKRVFWESFINLSRRGNFVDRDAFDLAQESGRRIPVDTLSSYFKNDITYARIGSAVRYSYKGFNVSGGMAVQRFGLDGKFALGQNPTSFINVNRTFVAWIPNVSVNYDLKNNRYLWSGYDVSVNQPNVRDLQPVIDNSNPLYIRQGNPDLLPSVNHSVNFGYNMFNPASFTNLGLNLFYSYNVNQIIYNQQVDPRTLVTVTTPTNISGGQSIGAWMNFGFPLKKTKSNLSVNANPNFSRNLTYINGVLNETNNDSYRFGMRLDLTPSDNFTFFANANWGVTNSRFSVNTSQNMKIINHTYGGTMNIKLPKDFFINSNLDYRIYVNNRFNLDQRLPIMNASIYKILGKAKKAELRLSVYDVFNKNLGISQFANQNFVSQEKVQTLARYGMLTFTYNMRGMNTTLKRRGGFF, from the coding sequence ATGAAGAAACTTCTCCTCGGGGCACTGATGTGCCTTAGTGCGTTGTTTGCGTGCGCCCAAGCTCCCACACGTTTCCAAATCCAAGGTATCACTGCTGATACATCCTCAGGACCACTAGGGTCGGCAACAGTCATGTTGTTGCAGCGAAAAGACTCATCTTTGGTCAACTTCACGCGCTCTAATGATAAAGGGGCGTTTGTACTTCGTAACGTCAAAAAAGGCGATTATTTGCTCAAAATTTCATTTGTAGGGTACATTCCTTTTCAAAAAGACATTGAGTTTGGTGACAAAGAGCTCATTGACCTTGGAACATTGCAAATGAAAGCAATCACCAAAGAATTGTTTGAAGTAGTAGTAAAAACCGCCCGTGCACCACTCAGTATCAAAGGGGATACGATTGAGTACAACGCCGCTTCGTTTAAGGTCCCGCCTGGGTCAACGGTAGAAGATTTACTACGAAAATTGCCTGGGGTTCAGATTGACCAAGACGGTAACATCGTAGCCCAAGGCCAGCAAGTTCGAAAAGTAACTGTCGATGGAAAGCGTTTCTTCGGAGATGATCCTAAAATGGCCACCAAGAATCTTCCAGCGGAAGCCATCACAAAAGTTCAGATTTTTAACGATAAATCGGAACAGGCAAAAGTGACAGGTGTGGACGACGGGAAAAAAGAAAAAACGGTAAACCTTGAATTAAAAGACGGATTCAAAAAAGGCGGTTTCGGAAAGGTCACTGCTGGGCTAGGTGCTGATGGAAACAATTCGAGAGGAGCGCGCGGGGAAATCAAAGGAAATTACAATAAGTTTGATGATAAAAACCAGTTTTCGCTTATTGGCCTCACCAACAATACGAACCAAACGGGGATGTCGTGGGACGACTACCAAGATTTTAGAGGAAGTGGTTCGTTTAATAGCTGGAACGACAACGGTGACTTTGGTTTTGGTGGCGGCGGCGGGCGCTTCTTCGTGATTGGTGGAGATGACGACGGCGGACTCAATATTCCCGTTGGTGGAGGTAGAGGACAAGGTTATTCCAACAACGTTGCCGCAGGGATTAACTACAATTACAACGGCAAAAAAACCAAAGTAAATTCGAGTTATTATTATAATTCTACGCGCCAAGTGTTGGATGCGCTTCGTAGTCGTGAAAATTTCTTGACCAACGGTTCGTTCAAATCACAAGAAGAAAGCAGCCAAATCAACTTCATCGGAAACCACCGTTTGTCTTTCCGTTATGAACAAATGATTGACTCGACCAATACCATTATTTTTACGAACAACAGCCGTCTTAATGGTGGAAACACCAGCCTCAATAGTCTTCAGCAGTATTTTCAAGCAGGTAACTTTAAGTCTAACGAAACGACCATTAAAAACGCTACGGACGTTGACAAAATGGAAACGGCTAATACGCTTATTTATCGCTGGAAGGCTAAAAATAAAAAAGGACGGAACTTCGCAGCTAGTGCTTCGTACGGATACGTTCAAAATGACGGAATTGCGGATCAAAATTCACTGAATTTATTTTACTCTGCTAACTCAGCCAATGATGTAATTCGGAGAGCCCTTGATTTGACCAACAATACCAATAGCCAAGTAAATGAGCTAAAATCAAGCTTGTTGTTTGTGGAGCCTGTATCGAAGCGGGTATTTTGGGAGAGCTTCATAAACTTGAGCCGCCGTGGCAACTTTGTTGATCGCGATGCCTTTGATTTGGCTCAAGAAAGTGGCAGAAGAATCCCCGTTGATACCTTGAGTAGCTATTTCAAAAATGACATTACTTACGCGCGGATTGGTTCGGCAGTACGTTATTCTTACAAAGGATTTAATGTTTCGGGAGGAATGGCCGTGCAGCGCTTTGGTTTGGATGGCAAATTTGCCTTGGGTCAAAACCCAACTTCCTTTATCAACGTTAATCGCACATTTGTAGCGTGGATACCTAACGTCTCGGTGAATTATGATCTCAAAAACAACCGTTACCTTTGGTCAGGTTACGATGTAAGTGTGAATCAGCCAAATGTTCGTGACTTACAGCCAGTTATTGACAATAGCAATCCGTTGTACATCCGTCAAGGAAACCCCGATTTGCTTCCTTCTGTTAACCACAGCGTTAATTTTGGGTACAATATGTTTAACCCAGCAAGTTTTACCAACTTGGGTCTAAACTTGTTTTATTCATATAATGTCAATCAAATTATTTACAATCAGCAAGTTGACCCAAGAACGTTGGTGACAGTGACTACGCCTACCAACATTTCGGGTGGCCAGAGCATTGGGGCATGGATGAACTTTGGCTTCCCGTTGAAGAAAACAAAAAGTAACTTGAGCGTAAATGCGAACCCTAATTTTAGCCGTAACCTGACTTATATCAATGGGGTTCTTAACGAAACCAACAACGACAGCTACCGTTTTGGAATGCGTTTAGACCTAACGCCTAGCGACAACTTTACGTTTTTTGCCAATGCCAACTGGGGTGTTACTAACTCTCGTTTCTCGGTAAATACGTCGCAAAACATGAAAATCATCAACCATACCTATGGTGGTACGATGAACATCAAATTACCAAAAGATTTCTTTATTAACTCAAATCTTGATTATCGTATTTATGTCAACAACCGTTTCAATCTTGACCAACGTTTGCCGATTATGAATGCGTCGATTTATAAGATTTTGGGCAAAGCAAAGAAAGCAGAACTTCGCTTGTCGGTGTATGATGTGTTTAACAAAAACTTGGGTATCAGTCAGTTTGCCAACCAAAACTTTGTATCACAAGAAAAAGTGCAGACCTTGGCTCGCTACGGAATGCTTACCTTTACTTACAACATGCGCGGTATGAACACGACCCTCAAACGCCGCGGAGGTTTCTTCTAG
- a CDS encoding YraN family protein, which yields MAEHLDTGKQGEDKATEFLADKGYEIIVRNYRYRHAEIDIIAKKNKILVFVEVKTRTNLSYGMPEEFVDATKRRLIMKAAENYIFDRDWHGDIRFDVVSVIINPGAIRIHHIEDAFY from the coding sequence ATGGCAGAACATTTGGACACTGGAAAACAAGGCGAAGACAAAGCCACCGAATTTTTGGCCGACAAAGGCTATGAAATCATTGTCAGAAACTACCGCTACCGCCACGCTGAAATAGACATTATTGCCAAAAAGAACAAAATTTTGGTATTTGTGGAGGTAAAAACCCGTACGAACCTCAGCTACGGAATGCCCGAGGAGTTTGTGGATGCCACCAAGCGCCGACTCATTATGAAGGCCGCCGAAAACTACATTTTTGACCGCGATTGGCACGGTGACATTCGCTTTGACGTTGTTTCAGTCATTATTAACCCAGGTGCTATTCGGATTCACCACATCGAAGACGCGTTTTATTGA
- a CDS encoding AraC family transcriptional regulator — protein MRIPLRKELSAPTSSFMALELVEAHFDPNWHFHPHYQIFTVLEGSGTRFIGDDIRHFEAGDTVFLGPNVPHLWRSDRTYFEGNTDLKTHGVVVYFTEDFLGETFFQKPEMHALRQLLQKSHRGLDIVGGAREYVRQSLSGLSKTDGFEAILQLLTMLNYLSHSTETTYITSVGYVNTHKVSETERMQKVHEYVMKHFKEELRLNEVAALTNMTEAAFCRYFKSRTNKTFSDFVSEIRVGYACKLLIEEKFSVTQICYESGFNTVSNFNRQFKNLTGKSPLQYQKEYRRAGG, from the coding sequence ATGAGAATACCTTTACGTAAAGAGCTAAGTGCGCCCACGTCTTCGTTTATGGCGCTTGAGCTAGTTGAAGCTCATTTTGATCCTAATTGGCATTTTCACCCCCATTACCAGATTTTTACGGTACTCGAAGGGTCAGGGACGCGGTTTATTGGGGACGATATTCGACATTTTGAAGCTGGTGATACCGTTTTTTTAGGACCCAACGTTCCCCACCTTTGGCGTAGCGACCGAACTTATTTTGAGGGAAATACCGACCTGAAAACGCACGGAGTTGTGGTGTATTTTACGGAAGATTTTTTGGGAGAAACGTTTTTTCAAAAACCAGAAATGCACGCTTTGAGGCAACTTTTGCAAAAAAGCCACCGCGGGCTAGACATTGTGGGTGGTGCCCGCGAATACGTACGGCAAAGCTTGAGTGGCTTGTCGAAAACTGATGGTTTTGAGGCAATTCTTCAGCTTTTGACCATGCTGAATTACTTGTCGCATTCTACCGAAACTACCTATATTACGAGCGTTGGGTACGTCAATACCCACAAAGTTTCGGAAACAGAGCGAATGCAGAAGGTGCACGAATACGTGATGAAACACTTCAAAGAAGAACTCCGCCTCAACGAAGTAGCAGCGCTCACCAATATGACCGAAGCGGCTTTTTGTCGGTATTTTAAAAGCCGTACCAATAAGACCTTTTCCGACTTTGTGAGCGAGATTCGGGTGGGCTATGCGTGCAAGTTGTTGATAGAAGAAAAATTTTCAGTGACCCAAATCTGTTACGAAAGCGGCTTCAACACCGTCTCAAACTTCAACAGACAATTTAAAAACCTCACTGGAAAATCGCCCTTGCAGTACCAAAAAGAGTACAGACGCGCGGGCGGCTAA
- a CDS encoding TIGR00266 family protein yields MYSHEIDYKIIGEDIQIVEIELDPNETVIAEAGSMLFMEDGIQFETKMGDGTNPNQSIMGKIFQAGTRLLTGESLFMTHFTNRGYGKRKVAFAAPYPGTVMPIDLRNIYGNTLIVQKDGFLCAAMGTKLSIHFNQRLGSGLFGGEGFILQKLQGDGLAFVHAGGVVIERQLNNETLRVDTGCVVAFEPSVNFSVQRSGSLKSMVFGGEGIFLATLQGTGKCWIQSMPISKLVDRLSIYGPQSRKESGSVLGGLGNLFED; encoded by the coding sequence ATGTATTCTCACGAAATTGACTACAAAATCATTGGCGAAGACATTCAAATCGTCGAAATTGAGTTAGACCCCAACGAAACAGTGATTGCCGAAGCAGGCTCGATGCTTTTTATGGAAGACGGCATTCAGTTTGAAACCAAGATGGGCGACGGTACAAATCCAAACCAAAGCATCATGGGCAAAATCTTCCAAGCAGGAACGCGCTTACTGACGGGCGAGTCGTTGTTTATGACCCATTTTACCAACCGTGGTTATGGCAAACGCAAAGTAGCTTTTGCCGCACCCTATCCTGGTACGGTCATGCCTATCGACTTGAGAAATATCTATGGCAATACCTTGATTGTTCAAAAAGATGGCTTCTTGTGTGCTGCCATGGGTACCAAACTAAGTATTCACTTCAACCAGCGTTTGGGAAGTGGTTTGTTTGGGGGAGAAGGTTTTATTCTTCAAAAACTTCAAGGCGACGGCTTGGCGTTTGTACACGCAGGTGGGGTGGTTATTGAGCGCCAACTCAACAACGAAACCCTCCGAGTGGATACGGGTTGCGTTGTGGCATTTGAGCCTTCTGTAAATTTCAGCGTTCAGCGCTCGGGTAGTCTTAAATCAATGGTATTTGGGGGAGAAGGTATTTTCTTGGCTACGCTTCAAGGAACAGGCAAATGCTGGATTCAGTCAATGCCAATCTCAAAATTAGTGGATCGCCTTTCAATTTATGGCCCACAATCGCGCAAAGAAAGTGGTTCGGTTTTGGGCGGATTGGGCAATTTGTTTGAAGATTAA
- a CDS encoding barstar family protein codes for MANFILLSTPMLGSSFSAYRVAIIDGAKTPTLAAFYQAIEKGLGFPEDFEHNLESLDEFLNDLEWISASDVAIFIKNSDDFLAQEKPKKIFELLNLLDATAEDWKWVDDDMEPKNVKIVFQTSERIASLLDEEGIAYVAQ; via the coding sequence ATGGCCAATTTTATTCTTCTATCCACGCCTATGCTTGGCAGTAGTTTTTCTGCTTATCGCGTAGCCATTATTGACGGGGCAAAAACTCCCACCCTCGCCGCATTTTATCAAGCCATCGAAAAAGGCTTGGGCTTCCCCGAAGATTTTGAACATAACTTAGAATCGCTTGACGAATTTTTGAACGATTTGGAATGGATTTCGGCGTCGGACGTAGCCATTTTTATCAAAAACTCGGACGACTTTTTAGCGCAGGAAAAACCCAAGAAGATTTTTGAACTCCTCAATTTACTCGATGCCACTGCCGAAGACTGGAAATGGGTGGACGATGATATGGAACCCAAAAACGTCAAAATCGTTTTTCAAACCAGCGAACGCATTGCTTCATTGCTCGACGAAGAAGGAATCGCTTACGTGGCTCAATAA
- a CDS encoding M28 family peptidase, which yields MQKTFLIGGLLCASTLSFAQKNISGFSASNQSKQEKIEQEYRTKQSAERFKTHLQKLTSVPHLAGTPENEKVRDYIADIMRKAGLQVEIFPHDIYLSKSPGESLVEVVEPVRLPLNNREYIVKEDKYSSDPRLTPGWNSYSGSGDVTTEVVYANYGRKEDFEQLKAMGVSVKGKIVLARYGGNFRGYKAKHAEAAGAAGVIIYTDPADNGYTKGITFPEGSQSNDNTIQRGSLLTVDYTGDPLTPFEPALPLDGPKKVKRLDPKDAAFHKIPVTPLPWGSAVEILKRMTGKGVPAGWQGGLPLAYRLEGGPELKVRLKVKQDKEFVRIYQVVGTLTGSEFPDEWIIAGCHYDAWSFGSTDPNSGTAMLLTLAESLGKMPQKPKRTIKICHWDAEEHGVIGSAEWVEQMRDELSAKAVAYMNYDAAVSGKIFGGSASPSLKKLLIEASQAVEYPDSNKTVYEHWMAQKGGRRGSTGSAPVLADSEPSIGNLGGGSDHIAFYMHAGIPSMSAGVGGPTLYHSQYDDLFFYNKFVDSTYKMGPMVEQVVGTMSLRLANADILPYDVSRYATDLATHLKTAEKAIKAYAPTYSMDKLLAQVETLKQNAQNYESRIKTLLAADQIDKAKVVAINKELRDLEKAFIDPKGMAYGSWYRSLYASSDPYSGYASWMLPAFQYEASLKSTAHLPDLEARHAKAIDTLNTKIVAINQQLGGASGSLGGGKN from the coding sequence ATGCAAAAAACTTTCCTCATTGGCGGGCTACTCTGTGCCTCCACCCTCTCCTTTGCACAAAAAAACATTTCGGGTTTTTCGGCTTCTAACCAGTCGAAACAAGAAAAAATCGAACAAGAGTACCGCACCAAGCAGTCGGCCGAACGTTTTAAAACTCACTTACAAAAACTGACCAGTGTACCACACTTGGCAGGGACTCCTGAAAATGAAAAAGTCCGCGACTACATCGCCGACATCATGCGCAAGGCTGGCTTGCAAGTGGAAATTTTTCCGCACGATATTTATTTATCAAAAAGCCCAGGTGAAAGTCTGGTAGAAGTGGTAGAGCCCGTCCGCCTTCCACTCAACAATCGCGAGTATATTGTAAAGGAAGACAAGTATTCAAGCGACCCTCGCCTTACGCCTGGCTGGAATTCGTATTCGGGTTCTGGCGACGTCACAACTGAGGTTGTGTATGCCAACTATGGCCGCAAAGAAGATTTTGAACAACTCAAAGCCATGGGCGTTTCGGTCAAAGGGAAAATTGTACTGGCGCGTTATGGTGGCAACTTCCGTGGCTACAAAGCCAAGCACGCCGAAGCCGCAGGTGCAGCGGGCGTGATTATCTATACCGACCCTGCGGATAATGGCTATACCAAAGGCATTACGTTTCCCGAAGGTTCACAGTCGAACGATAACACCATCCAACGAGGGTCGCTCTTGACCGTCGATTATACAGGCGACCCACTCACTCCTTTTGAACCTGCCCTCCCACTCGATGGCCCTAAAAAAGTAAAGCGCCTTGACCCCAAAGACGCCGCTTTCCATAAAATCCCCGTGACACCATTGCCTTGGGGCTCGGCCGTTGAAATTCTCAAAAGAATGACGGGCAAAGGTGTCCCTGCGGGTTGGCAGGGTGGTTTACCGCTGGCGTATCGCTTAGAGGGTGGCCCAGAACTCAAAGTGCGACTCAAGGTAAAACAAGACAAAGAGTTTGTCAGAATTTATCAGGTAGTTGGTACGCTCACAGGTAGCGAGTTTCCCGACGAGTGGATCATAGCGGGTTGTCACTACGATGCTTGGTCTTTTGGCTCCACCGACCCCAACAGCGGTACTGCCATGCTTTTGACCCTCGCCGAGTCGTTGGGTAAAATGCCTCAAAAGCCAAAACGTACCATTAAGATTTGTCACTGGGATGCCGAAGAACACGGCGTTATTGGTTCGGCAGAATGGGTAGAGCAAATGCGCGACGAACTGAGCGCCAAAGCGGTTGCCTACATGAACTATGACGCGGCGGTATCGGGAAAAATTTTCGGAGGAAGTGCTTCCCCTTCGCTCAAAAAACTACTTATTGAGGCTTCGCAGGCCGTAGAATACCCCGATTCTAACAAAACTGTTTACGAACATTGGATGGCTCAAAAAGGTGGACGCCGTGGTAGCACGGGTTCGGCTCCCGTATTAGCCGATAGCGAACCTAGTATTGGCAACCTAGGCGGCGGCTCCGACCACATTGCGTTTTATATGCACGCAGGTATCCCCTCAATGAGCGCGGGCGTAGGCGGGCCAACTTTGTACCATTCTCAGTACGATGACCTATTTTTCTACAACAAATTTGTGGACTCAACCTATAAAATGGGACCAATGGTAGAACAAGTGGTAGGAACAATGTCCTTGCGTTTGGCCAATGCCGATATTTTGCCTTACGATGTTTCGCGTTATGCCACCGACTTGGCCACGCACCTCAAAACCGCCGAGAAAGCCATCAAAGCTTACGCTCCCACTTATTCAATGGACAAGTTATTGGCACAGGTAGAAACATTGAAGCAAAACGCTCAAAACTACGAAAGCCGCATCAAAACACTTTTAGCCGCCGACCAAATCGACAAAGCCAAAGTTGTAGCTATCAACAAAGAATTACGGGATTTGGAAAAAGCCTTTATCGATCCTAAAGGCATGGCGTATGGTTCGTGGTACCGTTCGTTGTATGCCTCTTCTGACCCTTACAGTGGGTATGCTTCGTGGATGCTGCCCGCTTTTCAGTACGAAGCATCGTTAAAGTCAACGGCCCATTTGCCTGATTTGGAAGCGCGCCATGCCAAAGCGATTGATACGCTCAACACCAAAATTGTGGCTATCAACCAACAATTAGGCGGTGCAAGTGGCTCTTTGGGCGGAGGGAAGAATTAG